The Apus apus isolate bApuApu2 chromosome 4, bApuApu2.pri.cur, whole genome shotgun sequence genome contains the following window.
AGTTATGCATAACGTCACTGCAAAAACATTGTTTTACTTGCTGTGGTAGACCTCGTATACAGAGATTGCTATGAATTAATACCCAACTTGTTATTActagagtttaaaaaaacctgttcttctcTCAGTCTGAGAAATACAACGATTTCTGGAAGTGAAGGAACTCTGGTAAACAGAGGAAACTGGCACCTAAAGAAAAAGTATTCTCTGTACAATCTCTTGTAAAGCACCATAGAGGTCTCCCTACAGAGTGGCAACTGGCTCTTAAGCAGAAAAGTGGTACCTGGAAAGGCTCAAGGACAATATTCATTCTGGTTGTTCTCTGTAGAACAACCAGCGGGTAGTGTAGGATTGTTAGAGCTTGTGTGAAAGCTACATTGTAGTGTTAGTTTATTAAATGAGTAACTTCAGCTATTTCCGTTCTGTTACCTTCTTGTACTTCAAATAATATTATGTCTACAGAACCCTGCAGTCTCCAGTATCAGTAATATAACACAAGTGTATAGTGAACTGCCCATTTATCACAAcacagaagaggagcaggaacTGGGGAACACTCAACAGTCACATGCAGTATGCAACACTGAAACTTTGCGTAAGGTGAGGTGTAAAATAGTAGTATGTTTAcatattgttgtttttttaaatagaatgaACCCACATTTACCAGTTTCAGGAGTGGGTACGTGAAAAACCAAGCCTTCTGATAACTCTCTTATCCATGAACctcttcaaatatattttgatgGACACCTAACTTTGATGATGCAGCCTCATGACAAGCTTCAAAGGCCAGGGAAGTGCCTGCAAGGATGGCTGGCCAGCCCAGCCAAGTGTGTTTTCCCTTAGTGGCCCAGAGCAGTGAGGTGGAGCCTGGCAGCAAAGAGGGATGCCAGTCCATGTAGAAAAACCCTGTCTATTTAAAATCAACATTTATTTAAGGTATTCCCTCGAAAGACCTTTGTTGTCTGACACCTTGAAATCTAAAACATAGGTCCCTGGACATCCACCCCCTTCCCAGCCTGTGCGGTGTAGCTGCTTATGAACAAACAGGTTTCCACCTGCCTGAGGACCAAGGGCTGCTCAGTGCTACAGGGGGTGCAGACCTTGACAGAGCAATATTGTGATGGAGCAGGTTGGCCTCTGATGTTCAGAACATCAGGGGCTCCACTCTGGAAAGCCTGTGGTGCCTGCCTTTCACTGGCAAATCAGTGATGTCAAGTGGGGGCTGCAGGTCTTTGCAGAATAAGGTTCTAGCTGCTTTTAACTGTCTAGGTCTGTTTTGGATGAGGGGGGCCAGAAACAGCAGGTAGTTATGAAACAATATTGCCACATCACCAGCTTCCTCGGCCTTACCCTTGGGGCTGTTTCGGGCCACCCTTCGTGCAGACAGCCGAAAGCTGCGCGGGGTCCTGAGCACGGCTTCCTGTCAAGGTAAGccctgcagagaaacaaaatactgtCAGGAAGGATTTGAGCAAGTAGAAAATAACTGTCAGTAAGTTCTGCTGGTCGtaggccctgcagccccaggacgGTTTTGTTAACGTCTGAAAAGCCGCCCTCGCCCCGCGGGGCCGCAGCTCCCGCTGCCCTGCCGGGCGGGCCCAGCACTCGGGGCCGTgaggggccgggcccggcgcgggAGGCCGGGCTCGCtgcgggcccggcgggcggAGGCGCCGGCCGCGGGGCCtggcccggccctgcccgcctcCCCGTGCCGGGCGCTGCCCCGGCCAGCGCTCCTCGGCCCTGCGCGCCGCTCGCTACCGGGCGGGCCCGGGCGCGTTCGTGCCGTTCCTGCCACGGGCTCTCGGGCACCTGCTTCTCGCCGTCGCCCTCGGGGCGTGCGAGGGCCgcgctgcggggccgcggggcgcTGGGGAGGCCGCGGGCCCGGCCGCTCCCCCAGGCCTCGGCAGCGCCccgggggcggccggggggaaggggaaggagggcgCTGCCGCGTCCCGGCGGGCACCCGGGCCCGCCCCGGGGGCGGCCGGTGCCGTCCCCTTTAAGAGCCGCGGCGGAGGGACCCGCCCGCTCGTGCTCCAGCGCACAGGAAGTGGGGTCGCGGCTGAGCGCGGGGCCCGCGTGGTGAGtccggccctgccctgccctgcctcccgcCGGGCCCTCACCCGCTCCCGGGCCCTCACCCGCTCCCGGGCCCTCACCCGCTCCCGGGCCCTCACCCGCTCCCGGGCCCTCACCCGCTCCCGGGCTCTCACCGCCGCCGTCCCTCCCCTGCCCGCCGGGCGGCCGCCGGGGAAGGGGCCGAGCGGCGCCCCGGGAGCCCGCCCGGCCGGTCGGGGCAGCCGCGGTGGGGCCGCCTCCCGCCGGGCCCGCTGTGCGGGGCGCCGAgagcggggggagcggggccgggcccgccccctcccccggcTCAGGGTGGCAGCCGCGCCCGGCGATGGGCAGGTGGGGTCTGAAATCGGTGCCGCTGGTGCTCGTGGCGGGGGCCTCGCCCGCCTCCTTCGGTTTGGGTCTTGGCAACAAAACCGCTCGCTCTTCCTTCTCACGGTTACGTTCCCGTTACATTAACTAGTTACGCTGGAGTGCGGTTTTGGAGGTGCAGGCGTCGGGAGACTGCGTTGGAGATGCAGCGAGGTTTATCTCCGCAGAAAGCCTCCTTGCTGGTGTCCTCTGCCCGGGTCTGACCGGGCAGGATGGGTGATGGTGCACAGCTGGGGGGTGACTGTCCCTGCCCGCTGCCTGGGGATGCTGCCTCGACCTCCTCCAGCCGCTGCAAACCCCAGTTTCTCCCGCCAGCTCATCCTCCCCCCCCAGAGCAGATGAAAAGACGGTAAGAAGGCAGCACTTAATCCTTTTCAGTGGGCTGTTTAGACTTTTTAAACTGAGGTTTAGATCACCTGCTTTTTGTCAGCCAGGTCTTTGTTCTTTAAATTCggtatcttttttttctagcctATCTTAGCTGGAAGTTCATGTCCTGCTTCAGTGTGTTTGAAGGAAGCCTCTGTCTTCCTTGCGTTTGTTCGCTAAATAGTGAGTACTCGTCCAAAtgctgcagaagacagcagCTTGGAAGCGTTCCCAGTAGCTGTCAGTGGACGTAGATGTGTTTTACAGACAGCGTGTTAGTTGTGGGCCTTAATTATACCCCAAGGCTTTTATGGGAGACTTTTGCCAGCAAGTCCTTACCGTAAGGATCAGGAGACCCACACTGAGGGTTGCTATAGGAGTGCTGTCCTAAACTATCAGTAAGCTGAGAATGAAGGGAAGGACAATGATTTTGAAGCACACGACTGTATAGTACAAATAAAATTTGTTCAGCTGGTCTGCTCTTGGCAAGAACACACAAAAACTTGTGTGATTCAGATGAGTTGATTGAGTTCTTTCCCTTCTTGACTTTGCTTCGTGTTATCCTCAGGGttaaagggggaagaaaaaagaaaacttgtcATTAAGGCTGCTACGTTGTGGTTGAAGTTGTaccaagttattttttaaattaagtccTTTGCTTCTAAGTTCCAGCCCCTGGATATGGGTCTTCATAAGTCCGTGAGAAGCACCATCTGAGAGCATGGTTAAATGATAAGTAGCTGTGGTCTGTTGCCAAGATAACCCATGGGCATATCTGGCACAACAATTTCTACCCCAGCACCACAGGGTACGTTTGTGCTACTTTCATGTTTGTCTGAAGTGCTCTGTGGTCCTCTGTGTAAAAAAGATCACCAAAATGAcctgaacttttaaaatatagagAACTAAATttggaggaggggggggggtaTGAGAAATATGAggccaggttttttttttactgcagaaagcaaattgcacaatatttttcttaactCTGAAACAGTCTGTCATTATGAAGCAAGCTTCATGACTTGCaatgttttctctttgaatAATGCTGAAGCAGGATCGTGGAGGTGGGGTGAAACTCAGCCTTTGAATCAGGATTTGGGTGGCACTGGAACTGATAATGTGCTTGCCTTTCAGTTAGCTCATCTATCTTCTATCCTCTTAGAGGACCAGCCCTGCAAAATAAAAGTGTGGGAAGAGACCATGATAACTttgcttctggaaaagaaaaaaaaaaaaaaaaaggcatttcaagtACAATAATTtcgtttttaaaaaaagaaaaaatcttcaaaGAAAGAGCTCTTAAAGGGCACAGTGGAAAGAGTTTCAAGAGCATAATAgcttttgtaataaaaaaaatgctttatctGTGCAATTAACTATGTTCTTGCAAGCTTAGTGttggaaatgggaaaaagaaatcataCCTCACAAGATGTTCAGCAATATAATGCTTTTGTGAGGGAGTGGGAATAGAGTTCTGCTTCTGAGTTAAAGCCACAGCTTGTGTGAAGAATTTGCAGAAGGACACTACTCACTGTTTGCCAGAACAGTTTCATTTTGAATAATGCTTAGAAAAGCCCAGCACCtcattaatgttattttttattagaaaaatctgGAAGTTTACAGTGACTTTAATgcttataatttattttttattaagctcttaaaaaaaaaaacaacccacaacataTCTGAAGGCAGGAACAGTACTGTGAGTGTCTTATAGTGGGACAGGATACTGTCTGAGGCCTTCCTTAGGTGCATGTAGCTGCTGCTTTCATCTAAGcctgtttaaatttttttactgtaagactGCTAATATCTTGCATAGACCTAAAAATGGAGACAGACTGGTTAAACAGTTTAATGGTTCTTGAGGATCTTACACCTTGTTGTATGTCTAATCTGAATTGTTAGGTCTGATGGTCACTgccagctgaatttttttttttttaaattaagactAACTAGACAATAATTGGAAGGTATAGTTAGTCACTAAAGATCAGAGGTTCAAcgggaaagaaaaatgaacctTTTTCCCAATCCTGGAAGATGTTACTGCATGTAGAAATATGGTACACTAAAATACATGTGAGAAGCTTTCTGTGCTGGGACTAGGCTGTCCATCCTTCTCCCTTTGTGTGTGGTAAGGCTGGCAGGAGACACACATTCCACAGTTATTCCGGTGAATTATGGAGGGGTGAATATCTTGCAATGATCCATGCTTTATCTTCCctgtttttaaaggcttttcCCATTCACAAACCAAATGCTCTAAAACTCTTACTAGTGAGTTGATAGATCTGCCAAGTGATTGCAGGTGCTGTGAGTGCAAATGAGAGTATTGGGATGCTTAGTGGAGCATCAGTGTTTCACAGGAAAGTTCAGAGCATCCAGATCTGATTTGAGGTGAGGAAGCTACCATGTGAGGAAATCTTGCATGCACTTCTTTAATCTAACCATTTCCTGCATTCTTAATAATCTCCAACTATAATAAACCTAACTATAGAGATTGGCCTGTTTACTCATTAGCATCTGCCTGCAGTAAGTACAAGTGCCTCCCAGCACTGTGCTCTTGGGTCTCAGTTGCTTTCTTCAGCCCCTGCCATGGTCCTGGGGAATTCctggtcaggaccccatttgcCTCCCAGGCTGCCATGTGGATTGGTGTGTCTCCTCCATCCATGCATTTGAGGATCTTCTTGTTGGAAGCTGTGTTGGTGGGTGACAGAAGGGGCAGGTCTGcctgtgtttctctttcattttcttcctccttcgTATTAAACGGATCTTTCACTGGTGGAGTGGGTGGGTGATAAAGGGCAggtctgttttgcttttttttcctgccatttcttCCTCCCCCACACTAGGCTGTGCTGCTTCACTGGTGAAGCACCTTCTGGAAGAGGATCTCTCTGTTATGACACTGGGCTGTCAGTTGGTGCAGCTCTCTGAAAGCCTGGAGCCAGCATACATGTCCTTCTGGTGTTGGAAATCAGTCTTCCTAGCAGCTTCCCTGCCATGGCCAGAAGTGACCTGAGTTGTCAATTAATGCTTTAGTTCAATAGATGAAGGGCTAAGAATGTTTAGCCGTGGGAGTTCAAGTGCAAGCACACAACAGGTGACTCGAGAAAGAATTGTGCAGAACTGCAGTAGCACACCCGAGTGCACTAATAATTTTTGAGATGCCAGTTGCAAGACATGTTAGGGCAGCTTCTAGTTTGCAAGTGTGTAGTTGCAGAAGTCGTGAGAGTTTGATGGCTGAAGTGCTGCCATACAGTGGTGCTGCCAGTAGTTGTGTAGATGTTGAAGCTACATCGTTATGACACTTAACATGGGATAGTTAATTGCAGCCAGGTAGCTAACTGGGCAGAATTTTGCTATGCCAGTGTCCCTGTCTGGTGTTTGTATACGTATATCTTCTCTGtagaaacagcagaaataatacTTAAACAAATCTTCTGGGGTGAGTTCTTGCTATTGCAAGGGCATGTGCTGAGCAGCAAGGCACAGGAAACAGCTGAAGCTCATTGGGAACACCACTACATTATAGCAGTAGAAATTAGGTATATGAGCTTGTGTTTTGAAGGACActctgaaaatagaaaatggTAGTCTTGAGCACAGTTTAGGGTCACTGGAACTATATGGAGGGCTAAGTCAttaatttccattaaataaaAGCTCTACTGGAAGAGTGTTTTGGGTGATAGCTTTCACATGCCTTGTGGTAGCACTTCTGCTGTCTCTTAAAGGTTTCCCCAAGCAGTGGTGTCAAAAATAACACACTTGCTGGCACTGTTGATACTACTCACTGCCCTGGGGGCAGCAGATGGTTTCCATGTCTTCCTAGTGCTTTGGTAGAGTGGAAATTAAGTCTGAGTGATAATAGTTCATCTTTCATGTCATTTGGGAGTTTCTGTTATGGATAGAAGTCTTCTGAAGACAGGATGTGCAGTTTGTGAAGTAGGAGGATGAGTATGGGATGGGGTTGGGGCTGACTGAAAAGAGGCTGATGtttctgcctctcccagcaTAGAATAAGACTCTGTCCCACTGCTTCTGGCATTTAGAATAGGACTGCTTTAACATGCTAAATGCAGTGTTATATTTTGATATTTAGTGCTACTAAGTTTGTTTCTTTAAGttgatgttttatttcagatataATCCAGTGACTTTTAATTCTTTGCATTTAGCCTTTCAGAGTTGATCCTTGGTTGTGAAAGGTCCTGAGCTTCTGTGAGAGTTTTCCCTGGCTAGATGGAAGGTGGAAGTGTATGTAGTATGGGGGCAAGAGGAGACAGTAAGAAAACTTGAACTAATGTTAAAATAGCACAATACAAGTTGCTGCCAGTAGGACCA
Protein-coding sequences here:
- the LOC127383689 gene encoding uncharacterized protein LOC127383689, translated to MNMSPEVKAGYQTIEKHLRLEEVEAASPGSGQGQSPPSCAPSPILPGQTRAEDTSKEAFCGDKPRCISNAVSRRLHLQNRTPAGRHRPPPGRARVPAGTRQRPPSPSPRPPPGRCRGLGERPGPRPPQRPAAPQRGPRTPRGRRREAGLTLTGSRAQDPAQLSAVCTKGGPKQPQGCNWCSLAVSFGETWAKHVACVELMEFHVDTTTIIQLVTGRGAELAMRMALASAAAQWLSGEMGKTQQGWGSGKMRWCQKASLPKTDNCQQQLSMNWPNFLPQLARSPAPSVLRREPQHSSWSARDREHWEISE